In a genomic window of Streptomyces koelreuteriae:
- a CDS encoding GtrA family protein, producing MTTRAWRIRSVFPSRRELTGFAAVGLLAYAVDLALFTCLRGPAALDPLTAKSLSFVAACSVAYAGNALGPYRAARGRGWRPYAVFCAVNLAGAAVQLLCLTVSHYGLGLTSQRADTVSGAVVGMALATILRFWGTRTWVFRAEGRSGSWTG from the coding sequence GTGACCACGCGCGCGTGGCGAATCCGGTCGGTCTTCCCCTCGCGCCGGGAACTGACCGGCTTCGCCGCCGTGGGTCTCCTCGCCTACGCCGTCGACCTGGCCCTGTTCACCTGCCTGCGCGGCCCCGCCGCACTCGACCCGCTCACCGCCAAGTCCCTGTCCTTCGTGGCCGCCTGCTCGGTCGCCTACGCGGGCAACGCCCTCGGCCCCTACCGGGCGGCACGGGGCCGGGGCTGGCGGCCGTACGCCGTCTTCTGCGCGGTGAACCTCGCCGGGGCCGCCGTCCAGCTCCTCTGCCTCACCGTCAGCCACTACGGCCTCGGGCTCACCTCCCAGCGCGCCGACACGGTCTCCGGAGCGGTCGTCGGCATGGCCCTGGCCACGATTCTGCGGTTCTGGGGTACCCGTACATGGGTGTTCCGGGCGGAGGGCAGAAGCGGATCATGGACTGGCTGA
- a CDS encoding antibiotic biosynthesis monooxygenase, with protein MTSNPVTVTVAYRVTPGRAADFHSWGWAMLGATARQPGFLGGGVLVDGGAEWHVVYRFASEGSALAWEQSLSRTQWDARLEGVAREAERRRVPGARAWFEAQTLTPAPPAPPKKWKLWFVNMSAVFPPVLLFNLTVLPYLGDLNALIRTLLLCLCVTALVTWILMPRLQRFFRKWLYPSLQALRGRHKRRTT; from the coding sequence GTGACCAGTAATCCCGTCACGGTCACCGTGGCCTATCGCGTGACGCCGGGCCGTGCGGCCGACTTCCACTCCTGGGGGTGGGCCATGCTGGGCGCGACCGCGCGACAGCCGGGTTTTCTGGGGGGTGGGGTACTTGTCGACGGAGGCGCGGAGTGGCATGTCGTCTATCGCTTCGCCAGCGAGGGGTCGGCCCTGGCCTGGGAGCAATCGCTTTCCCGGACACAGTGGGACGCCCGGCTGGAGGGGGTCGCCCGGGAGGCGGAGCGCCGGAGGGTGCCGGGCGCCCGGGCCTGGTTCGAAGCGCAGACTCTGACACCCGCGCCACCGGCACCGCCGAAGAAATGGAAACTGTGGTTCGTGAATATGAGCGCGGTTTTCCCTCCGGTGCTCCTGTTCAATCTGACGGTTCTTCCCTATCTCGGTGACCTCAACGCACTGATTCGCACGCTGTTGTTATGTCTGTGTGTGACCGCCCTTGTCACCTGGATTCTCATGCCGCGCCTCCAGCGTTTCTTCAGGAAATGGCTGTACCCGTCGCTTCAGGCGCTTCGTGGGCGGCACAAACGCCGGACCACGTAG
- a CDS encoding DMT family transporter, translated as MLCALGAAVCFGTATVLQAMAARSVAATGPVGDVALLWRALRQWRYLVGLALDGLGFLLQIIALRSVPIYAVGAALAASLAVTAVVAARLLKVRLSRMEWAAVGVVCAGLALLGLASGAEGDESGPGWLKWAMLGAAAGVLLLGAVGGRLPERGRALALGLGAGCGFGVVEVAVRLIDGLSPGELFTNPAAYALVLGGGAAFLLLTSALQRGSVTTATAGLVLGETVAPALIGVIWLGDRTREGLGWLAVLGFAVAVAGALALSRFGEAPVEAEGGAAGEAGEDAVAPK; from the coding sequence ATGCTGTGCGCCCTTGGTGCCGCCGTCTGCTTCGGTACGGCGACGGTGTTGCAGGCGATGGCCGCGCGGTCGGTCGCGGCGACCGGCCCGGTCGGGGACGTGGCGCTGCTGTGGCGGGCGCTGCGGCAGTGGCGGTATCTGGTGGGGCTCGCGCTGGACGGGCTCGGCTTCCTGCTCCAGATCATCGCGCTGCGGTCGGTGCCGATCTACGCCGTGGGGGCGGCGCTGGCCGCGAGCCTCGCGGTGACGGCGGTGGTCGCGGCGCGGCTGCTCAAGGTGCGGCTGAGCCGGATGGAATGGGCCGCGGTGGGGGTGGTGTGCGCCGGGCTCGCGCTGCTGGGTCTTGCGTCCGGGGCGGAGGGCGACGAGTCCGGGCCGGGCTGGCTGAAGTGGGCGATGCTCGGGGCGGCGGCCGGGGTGCTGCTGCTCGGGGCGGTGGGCGGACGGCTGCCGGAGCGGGGGCGGGCGCTCGCGCTCGGTCTGGGGGCCGGCTGCGGGTTCGGGGTGGTGGAGGTGGCGGTCCGGCTCATCGACGGGCTGTCGCCCGGGGAACTCTTCACGAACCCGGCGGCGTACGCGCTGGTGCTCGGGGGCGGGGCCGCGTTCCTGCTGCTGACCTCGGCCCTGCAGCGCGGCTCTGTGACCACGGCGACCGCGGGGCTGGTCCTCGGGGAGACGGTCGCGCCCGCGCTGATCGGCGTGATCTGGCTCGGGGACCGTACGCGGGAGGGGCTGGGCTGGCTGGCGGTGCTCGGTTTCGCGGTGGCGGTGGCCGGGGCGCTGGCGCTGTCGCGGTTCGGGGAGGCGCCGGTGGAGGCCGAGGGCGGGGCGGCCGGGGAGGCCGGGGAGGACGCGGTCGCGCCGAAGTGA
- a CDS encoding 2'-5' RNA ligase family protein, with protein MGTVTIGVSIAVPEPHGSELQQLRAGFGDASAHGIPTHVTLLPPTEIDEDALAAVEAHLTEVAAAGRPFPMRLSGTGTFRPVSPVVFVQVVSGAEACTGLQQQVRDPSGPVPRELQFPYHPHVTVAHGIDEAAMDRAFEELSGYEAEWPCTGFALYEQGADAVWRKLREFPFGGAVVPTQAGPAERGSIPTR; from the coding sequence GTGGGGACCGTAACGATCGGTGTTTCGATCGCGGTCCCGGAGCCTCACGGCAGCGAGCTCCAGCAGCTGCGCGCGGGCTTCGGCGACGCCTCGGCTCACGGCATCCCCACGCACGTCACCCTGCTGCCGCCGACGGAGATCGACGAGGACGCCCTGGCGGCCGTCGAGGCGCATCTGACCGAGGTCGCCGCGGCCGGCCGGCCGTTCCCCATGCGGCTGTCCGGCACGGGCACGTTCCGGCCCGTGTCGCCGGTCGTCTTCGTCCAGGTCGTCTCGGGCGCGGAGGCCTGCACGGGGCTCCAGCAGCAGGTCCGCGACCCCTCCGGACCGGTCCCGCGCGAACTGCAGTTCCCGTACCACCCGCACGTCACGGTGGCGCACGGCATCGACGAGGCGGCGATGGACCGCGCCTTCGAGGAACTCTCCGGCTACGAGGCCGAGTGGCCCTGCACCGGCTTCGCCCTCTACGAGCAGGGCGCCGACGCCGTCTGGCGCAAGCTCCGCGAGTTCCCCTTCGGCGGCGCGGTCGTCCCGACCCAGGCCGGCCCGGCGGAACGCGGCTCGATCCCCACCCGCTGA
- a CDS encoding glycine hydroxymethyltransferase, which translates to MRLGRTVNAERNVRRSPMPEQLSPASTAYRAALDVIRTVEPRVADAIGQEVADQREMLKLIASENYASPATLLTMGNWFSDKYAEGTIGRRFYAGCRNVDTVESLAAEHAKELFGARHAYVQPHSGIDANLVAFWAVLGARVEVPFLEKTGVRQINDLTDADWAELRQAFGNQRMLGMSLDAGGHLTHGFRPNISGKMFDQRAYGTDPATGLLDYEAVRATAREFKPLIIVAGYSAYPRLVNFRIMREIADEVGATLMVDMAHFAGLVAGKVLTGDFDPVPHAQIVTTTTHKSLRGPRGGMVLCDDSLKDQVDRGCPMVLGGPLPHVMAAKAVALAEARQDSFRDYAQRIVDNSRALAEGLMRRGATLVTGGTDNHLNLIDVASSYGLTGRQAEAALLDSGIVTNRNAIPSDPNGAWYTSGIRIGTPALTTRGLGTAEMDEVAGLIDRVLTSTEAGTTKSGAPSKAQHVLDAKIADEISQRATDLVAGFPLYPEIDLG; encoded by the coding sequence GTGCGCCTGGGCCGTACCGTGAACGCTGAACGCAACGTCCGGAGGTCCCCCATGCCCGAGCAACTCTCCCCCGCTTCCACCGCCTACCGCGCCGCCCTCGACGTCATCCGCACCGTCGAACCCCGCGTAGCGGACGCCATCGGCCAGGAGGTCGCCGACCAGCGCGAGATGCTCAAGCTGATCGCCTCCGAGAACTACGCCTCCCCGGCCACGCTCCTGACCATGGGCAACTGGTTCAGCGACAAGTACGCCGAGGGCACCATCGGCCGCCGCTTCTACGCCGGCTGCCGCAACGTCGACACCGTCGAGTCGCTGGCCGCCGAGCACGCCAAGGAGCTCTTCGGCGCCCGCCACGCCTACGTCCAGCCGCACTCCGGCATCGACGCCAACCTCGTCGCCTTCTGGGCCGTCCTCGGCGCCCGCGTCGAGGTGCCCTTCCTGGAGAAGACCGGCGTCCGCCAGATCAACGACCTCACGGACGCCGACTGGGCCGAGCTGCGCCAGGCCTTCGGCAACCAGCGCATGCTGGGCATGTCCCTGGACGCCGGCGGCCACCTCACCCACGGCTTCCGCCCCAACATCTCCGGCAAGATGTTCGACCAGCGCGCCTACGGCACGGACCCGGCCACGGGCCTGCTGGACTACGAGGCCGTGCGCGCCACCGCCCGCGAGTTCAAGCCGCTGATCATCGTCGCGGGCTACTCGGCCTACCCCCGCCTGGTGAACTTCCGGATCATGCGCGAGATCGCCGACGAGGTCGGCGCGACCCTCATGGTCGACATGGCGCACTTCGCCGGCCTGGTCGCGGGCAAGGTCCTGACCGGCGACTTCGACCCGGTCCCGCACGCGCAGATCGTGACGACGACCACGCACAAGTCGCTGCGCGGCCCGCGCGGCGGCATGGTCCTGTGCGACGACTCGCTCAAGGACCAGGTCGACCGCGGCTGCCCGATGGTCCTCGGCGGCCCGCTCCCGCACGTGATGGCCGCCAAGGCCGTCGCCCTCGCGGAGGCCCGCCAGGACTCCTTCCGCGACTACGCCCAGCGCATCGTCGACAACTCCCGCGCTCTCGCCGAGGGCCTGATGCGCCGCGGTGCCACGCTGGTCACGGGCGGCACGGACAACCACCTGAACCTGATCGACGTCGCTTCCTCCTACGGCCTCACCGGCCGCCAGGCCGAGGCCGCCCTGCTCGACTCGGGCATCGTCACCAACCGCAACGCGATCCCCTCCGACCCGAACGGCGCCTGGTACACGTCCGGCATCCGCATCGGCACCCCGGCCCTGACCACGCGCGGCCTCGGCACGGCGGAGATGGACGAGGTCGCGGGCCTGATCGACCGCGTCCTCACCAGCACGGAAGCGGGCACGACCAAGTCGGGCGCCCCCTCCAAGGCCCAGCACGTCCTGGACGCGAAGATCGCCGACGAGATCTCCCAGAGGGCGACGGACCTGGTCGCGGGCTTCCCGCTGTACCCCGAGATCGACCTCGGCTGA
- a CDS encoding FAD-binding oxidoreductase, whose translation MSADTDSDPDVLGPDHTTVTGWGRTAPTAGWLIRPRTYEEAAAAVRECGARGGIPRGLGRAYGDAAQNAGGSVLDMTGLDRVHAIDATGGTVLCDAGVSLHRLMQVLLPLGWFVPVTPGTRYVTVGGAIGADIHGKNHHVSGSFARHVLSFELLTADGEIRTVIPGTPLFDATAGGMGLTGVILTATLRLQPVETSLMSVDTERAADLDDLMARLAATDHRYRYSVAWIDLLARGAATGRAVLTRGDHAPLDALPARLRTDPLAFRTARLPAAPAVVPEGLLSRTTVGLFNELWYRKSPRARIGRLQRISAFFHPLDGVPHWNRVYGRGGFVQYQFVVGHGREDALRRIVRRIAERRCPSFLAVLKRFGESDPGWLSFPLPGWTLALDIPAGLPGLGAFLDELDEEVAAADGRVYLAKDARLRPELLAAMYPRLDDFRALRAELDPHGVFVSDLARRLHL comes from the coding sequence ATGTCTGCCGACACCGATTCCGACCCGGACGTCCTGGGCCCGGACCACACCACCGTCACCGGCTGGGGCCGCACCGCTCCCACCGCGGGCTGGCTGATCCGCCCGAGGACGTACGAGGAGGCGGCGGCGGCCGTACGGGAGTGCGGGGCCCGGGGCGGGATCCCCCGGGGCCTGGGACGGGCGTACGGGGACGCGGCGCAGAACGCGGGCGGGTCCGTGCTCGACATGACGGGCCTGGACCGCGTCCACGCGATCGACGCCACCGGCGGCACGGTGCTGTGCGACGCGGGCGTCTCCCTGCACCGGCTGATGCAGGTGCTGCTGCCGCTCGGCTGGTTCGTGCCGGTCACCCCCGGCACGCGCTATGTCACCGTCGGCGGGGCGATCGGCGCCGACATCCACGGCAAGAACCACCATGTCTCGGGCTCGTTCGCGCGGCACGTGCTGTCCTTCGAACTGCTCACCGCCGACGGCGAGATCCGCACGGTGATCCCCGGCACGCCCCTGTTCGACGCCACCGCGGGCGGCATGGGACTGACCGGCGTGATCCTCACCGCGACGCTCCGCCTCCAGCCGGTCGAGACCTCGCTGATGTCGGTCGACACCGAACGGGCGGCGGACCTCGACGATCTGATGGCCCGGCTGGCGGCCACCGACCACCGCTACCGCTACTCGGTCGCCTGGATCGATCTGCTGGCCCGGGGCGCCGCCACCGGCCGGGCGGTCCTCACCCGCGGCGACCACGCGCCCCTGGACGCGCTGCCCGCCCGGCTGCGCACGGACCCGCTGGCCTTCCGCACCGCCCGTCTCCCGGCCGCCCCGGCCGTCGTCCCCGAGGGTCTGCTCAGCCGGACCACCGTGGGCCTCTTCAACGAGCTCTGGTACCGCAAGTCCCCCCGGGCGCGGATCGGCCGGCTCCAGCGCATCTCCGCGTTCTTCCACCCCCTGGACGGGGTGCCCCACTGGAACCGGGTCTACGGCCGCGGCGGCTTCGTGCAGTACCAGTTCGTCGTCGGCCACGGCCGGGAGGACGCGCTGCGCCGCATCGTCCGCCGTATCGCGGAGCGCCGCTGCCCGTCCTTCCTGGCCGTCCTCAAGCGCTTCGGGGAGTCCGACCCGGGCTGGCTGTCCTTCCCCCTGCCGGGCTGGACGCTGGCGCTGGACATCCCGGCGGGGCTGCCCGGCCTCGGGGCGTTCCTCGACGAACTCGACGAGGAGGTCGCCGCCGCGGACGGGCGCGTCTACCTCGCCAAGGACGCCCGGCTGCGTCCGGAGCTGCTCGCGGCCATGTACCCGCGCCTGGACGACTTCCGCGCACTGCGCGCCGAACTGGACCCGCACGGGGTGTTCGTGTCCGACCTGGCCCGCCGCCTCCACCTCTAG
- a CDS encoding decaprenylphospho-beta-D-erythro-pentofuranosid-2-ulose 2-reductase: MKDAFGLPQSLLVLGGTSEIALATARRLVARRTRTVWLAGRPSAALEEAAGRLRGLGADVHTIAFDALDPGSHEAVLGKVFAEGDIDMVLLAFGLLGDQARDEREPEAAVRVAQTNYTGAVSASLVCARALQAQGHGSLVVMSSVAGERARRANFIYGSSKAGLDAFAQGLGDALHGTGVHVMVVRPGFVRTRMTAGLPDAPLATTPEAVATAVELGLRRRSETVWVPGALRVVMAALRHLPRGVFRRLPI, encoded by the coding sequence ATGAAGGACGCCTTCGGTCTCCCCCAGTCCCTGCTCGTCCTCGGCGGTACGTCGGAGATCGCGCTGGCGACGGCCCGCCGGCTGGTCGCCCGCCGCACCCGCACGGTCTGGCTCGCGGGCCGCCCCTCGGCCGCCCTGGAGGAGGCCGCCGGACGGCTGCGCGGGCTCGGGGCCGATGTGCACACCATCGCCTTCGACGCGCTCGACCCCGGCTCCCACGAGGCCGTGCTCGGCAAGGTCTTCGCCGAGGGCGACATCGACATGGTGCTGCTCGCCTTCGGGCTGCTCGGCGACCAGGCCCGTGACGAGCGGGAGCCGGAGGCGGCGGTGCGGGTCGCGCAGACCAACTACACCGGCGCGGTCTCCGCGAGCCTGGTGTGCGCCCGCGCCCTCCAGGCCCAGGGTCACGGCTCCCTGGTCGTCATGTCCTCCGTCGCGGGCGAGCGGGCCCGCCGCGCGAACTTCATCTACGGCTCCAGCAAGGCCGGCCTCGACGCCTTCGCACAGGGCCTGGGCGACGCGCTGCACGGCACGGGCGTGCACGTCATGGTCGTACGCCCCGGCTTCGTCCGTACGCGGATGACCGCCGGCCTGCCCGACGCGCCCCTGGCGACCACGCCCGAGGCGGTCGCGACGGCCGTGGAGCTGGGTCTGCGCCGCCGCTCGGAGACGGTGTGGGTACCGGGCGCCCTGCGCGTGGTGATGGCGGCCCTGCGTCATCTGCCGCGCGGGGTGTTCCGGCGGCTGCCGATCTGA
- a CDS encoding glutathionylspermidine synthase family protein, protein MERHTMEPRPGWQQTVEEQGLIYPLTRYPDDSLRPYWDESAYYVFTLPEIEALEEVVEELHRMCLAAAAHIVTEDRFADLGITDPRVAEAVAESWHRRAELPSLYGRFDLRYDGTGPAKLLEYNADTPTSLVEAASPQWFWMEERFPGADQWNSLHERLIDAWKKQAGLLPPGSPLYFAYSSADELGEDMMTVAYLKETAEQAGLETDWISMEEIGWDRLSGRFVDQRLRFIRSAFKLYPWEWLTTDRFAGHVLDTLDNGGGTGSTLWIEPAWKMLLSNKALLAILWELYPDHPNLLPAHLDGPRDLPAQGWVAKPLLGREGAGVTIHPPGSDPFVRDEPCVYQQLAPLPDFDGNRVVLGAWMVENESAGLGIRESSGLITDEYARFLPHVIL, encoded by the coding sequence ATGGAACGCCACACGATGGAGCCCCGCCCCGGCTGGCAGCAGACCGTCGAGGAACAGGGCCTGATCTACCCCCTGACCCGCTACCCCGACGACTCCCTGCGCCCCTACTGGGACGAGAGCGCGTACTACGTCTTCACCCTGCCGGAGATCGAGGCCCTGGAAGAGGTCGTCGAGGAACTCCACCGCATGTGCCTGGCGGCGGCCGCCCACATCGTCACCGAGGACCGTTTCGCCGACCTGGGCATCACCGACCCCCGCGTCGCCGAGGCGGTCGCCGAGTCCTGGCACCGCCGCGCCGAACTCCCCTCCCTCTACGGCCGTTTCGACCTCCGCTACGACGGAACCGGCCCGGCCAAGCTCCTGGAGTACAACGCCGACACCCCCACCTCGCTGGTGGAGGCCGCGTCACCCCAGTGGTTCTGGATGGAGGAGCGCTTCCCCGGCGCCGACCAGTGGAACTCCCTCCACGAGCGCCTGATCGACGCCTGGAAGAAGCAGGCCGGCCTCCTACCGCCCGGCAGCCCCCTGTACTTCGCGTACTCCTCCGCCGACGAGCTCGGCGAGGACATGATGACGGTCGCCTACCTCAAGGAGACGGCCGAGCAGGCGGGCCTGGAGACCGACTGGATCTCCATGGAGGAGATCGGCTGGGACCGCCTCTCCGGCCGCTTCGTCGACCAGCGCCTGCGCTTCATCCGCAGCGCCTTCAAGCTCTACCCCTGGGAGTGGCTCACCACCGACCGCTTCGCCGGCCATGTCCTGGACACCCTCGACAACGGCGGCGGCACGGGCTCCACCCTGTGGATCGAACCGGCCTGGAAGATGCTCCTCAGCAACAAGGCCCTGCTCGCCATCCTCTGGGAGCTCTACCCCGACCACCCCAACCTCCTCCCGGCCCACCTGGACGGCCCCCGCGACCTCCCCGCCCAGGGCTGGGTCGCCAAGCCCCTCCTCGGCCGAGAGGGCGCGGGCGTCACGATCCACCCCCCGGGCTCCGACCCCTTCGTCCGCGACGAGCCTTGCGTCTACCAGCAGCTCGCCCCCCTCCCGGACTTCGACGGCAACAGGGTGGTCCTGGGCGCCTGGATGGTGGAGAACGAGTCGGCGGGCCTGGGAATCAGAGAGTCCTCGGGCTTGATCACAGACGAGTACGCCCGCTTCCTGCCCCACGTGATCCTTTAG
- the trpS gene encoding tryptophan--tRNA ligase produces MASDRPRVLSGIQPTAGSFHLGNYLGAVRQWVALQESHDAFYMVVDLHAITIPQDPKDLRANTRLAAAQLLAAGLDPDRCTLFVQSHVPEHAQLAWIMNCLTGFGEAGRMTQFKDKSAKQGAERASVGLFTYPILQVADILLYQAHEVPVGEDQRQHIELTRDLAERFNGRFGPTFTVPKPYILKETAKIYDLQDPSIKMSKSASTPKGLINLLDEPKATAKKVKSAVTDTDTVIRFDAAEKPGVSNLLGIYSTLTGETIAELEQKYEGKGYGALKTDLAEVMVDFVTPFRERTQQYLDDPETLDSILAKGAEKARAVAAETLSQAYDKVGFLPAKH; encoded by the coding sequence ATGGCCTCTGACCGTCCCCGCGTGCTCTCCGGTATCCAGCCCACCGCCGGCTCGTTCCACCTCGGCAACTACCTCGGCGCCGTCCGCCAGTGGGTGGCCCTCCAGGAGAGCCACGACGCGTTCTACATGGTCGTCGACCTGCACGCGATCACCATCCCGCAGGACCCGAAGGACCTGCGCGCGAACACGCGTCTGGCCGCCGCCCAGCTCCTCGCCGCCGGTCTCGACCCGGACCGCTGCACGCTCTTCGTCCAGAGCCACGTCCCCGAGCACGCCCAGCTCGCCTGGATCATGAACTGCCTCACCGGCTTCGGCGAGGCCGGCCGGATGACCCAGTTCAAGGACAAGTCCGCCAAGCAGGGCGCCGAGCGCGCCTCCGTCGGCCTGTTCACGTACCCGATCCTCCAGGTCGCGGACATCCTGCTCTACCAGGCCCACGAGGTCCCGGTCGGCGAGGACCAGCGCCAGCACATCGAGCTCACCCGCGACCTCGCCGAGCGCTTCAACGGCCGGTTCGGCCCGACCTTCACCGTGCCGAAGCCGTACATCCTCAAGGAGACGGCGAAGATCTACGATCTTCAGGACCCGTCGATCAAGATGAGCAAGTCGGCGTCCACGCCGAAGGGCCTCATCAACCTCCTCGACGAGCCGAAGGCCACCGCGAAGAAGGTCAAGAGCGCGGTCACGGACACCGACACCGTCATCCGCTTCGACGCGGCCGAGAAGCCCGGCGTCAGCAACCTCCTCGGCATCTACTCGACGCTCACCGGCGAGACCATCGCCGAGCTGGAGCAGAAGTACGAGGGCAAGGGCTACGGCGCGCTCAAGACGGACCTCGCGGAGGTCATGGTCGATTTCGTGACGCCGTTCCGGGAGCGCACCCAGCAGTACCTGGACGACCCCGAGACGCTCGACTCGATCCTCGCCAAGGGCGCCGAGAAGGCGCGCGCGGTCGCCGCGGAAACGCTTTCCCAGGCGTACGACAAGGTCGGTTTCCTGCCCGCCAAGCACTGA
- a CDS encoding phosphatase PAP2 family protein, which produces MDDLDDLHGMDHRIVSALRACGTDPRVAGAARALSWAGEHAALWLAAGLAGAAVDRGRRGAWLRGTALTAGAHLVSMGVKRVVRRPRPAHVEPLVRTAGRHSFPSSHAASATAAAVAFGALGVRGVPPLAAAVCVSRLVAGVHYPSDVAAGAALGALTARLGARWVQGGARHD; this is translated from the coding sequence ATGGACGACCTCGACGACCTGCACGGCATGGACCACCGGATCGTTTCGGCGCTCAGGGCGTGCGGCACCGACCCGCGCGTGGCGGGCGCCGCGCGCGCCCTGTCGTGGGCGGGGGAGCACGCGGCGCTGTGGCTGGCGGCGGGGCTCGCCGGAGCCGCCGTGGACCGCGGGCGGCGCGGCGCCTGGCTGCGCGGCACCGCGCTGACCGCCGGGGCGCATCTCGTCAGCATGGGCGTGAAACGGGTCGTGCGCCGACCGCGCCCCGCGCATGTCGAGCCCCTGGTGCGCACCGCCGGCCGGCACTCCTTCCCCAGTTCGCACGCCGCCTCCGCCACGGCAGCCGCCGTCGCCTTCGGCGCCCTCGGAGTGCGCGGGGTCCCGCCGCTGGCCGCCGCCGTGTGCGTCTCGCGGCTGGTGGCCGGCGTCCACTACCCCTCGGACGTCGCGGCCGGCGCCGCCCTGGGCGCGCTCACGGCCCGGCTCGGCGCCCGCTGGGTGCAGGGAGGCGCCCGACATGACTGA
- a CDS encoding decaprenyl-phosphate phosphoribosyltransferase, whose amino-acid sequence MAETAVLRQRGGEKRPAPPRGGGLLAGLLRTARPRQWIKNILVVAAPAAAGELFSRHALVQLALVFTLFTACAAAVYLVNDARDAEADRAHPTKRHRPVAAGQVPVPVAYAVGGVLAVLAPAAASWLCSPAVAALLAAYLGMQLAYCVSLKHVLVVDLAVVTTGFLMRAMIGGLALGIPLSRWFLITTGFGALFMVSAKRYSEAVQMAGKAGATRALLTEYTAGYLRFVWQLAAGVAVLGYCLWAMEEGGVPHTSVLPWRQLSMVAFILAILRYAVFADRGTAGEPEDVVLRDRALALIGLVWMAMYGLAVANW is encoded by the coding sequence ATGGCCGAGACGGCCGTACTGCGGCAGCGCGGGGGCGAGAAACGGCCCGCGCCACCCCGCGGGGGCGGTCTCCTGGCCGGTCTCCTCAGGACCGCGCGCCCCCGGCAGTGGATCAAGAACATCCTCGTGGTCGCCGCCCCCGCGGCGGCCGGGGAGCTCTTCTCCCGGCACGCTCTCGTGCAACTCGCCCTGGTCTTCACCCTCTTCACCGCCTGCGCCGCCGCCGTCTACCTCGTCAACGACGCCCGCGACGCCGAGGCCGACCGTGCCCACCCCACCAAGCGGCACCGCCCGGTCGCCGCCGGGCAGGTCCCCGTACCCGTCGCCTACGCCGTCGGCGGCGTCCTGGCCGTCCTCGCGCCCGCCGCCGCGTCCTGGCTCTGCTCCCCGGCCGTCGCCGCCCTGCTGGCCGCCTACCTCGGCATGCAACTGGCCTACTGCGTCAGCCTCAAGCACGTCCTCGTCGTCGACCTCGCCGTCGTCACGACGGGCTTCCTGATGCGGGCGATGATCGGCGGACTCGCCCTCGGCATCCCGCTGTCGCGCTGGTTCCTGATCACCACCGGCTTCGGCGCGCTGTTCATGGTGTCGGCCAAGCGCTACTCCGAGGCCGTGCAGATGGCAGGGAAGGCGGGTGCCACGCGCGCGTTGCTCACCGAGTACACCGCCGGCTACCTCCGCTTCGTCTGGCAGCTCGCCGCCGGGGTCGCCGTCCTCGGCTACTGCCTGTGGGCCATGGAGGAGGGCGGCGTCCCGCACACCAGCGTGCTGCCCTGGCGGCAGCTGTCCATGGTCGCCTTCATCCTCGCCATCCTCCGATACGCCGTCTTCGCCGACCGCGGCACGGCCGGGGAACCCGAGGACGTCGTCCTGCGCGACCGGGCGCTCGCCCTCATCGGACTGGTGTGGATGGCGATGTACGGCCTGGCGGTGGCCAATTGGTGA